The DNA segment GAGGGAGAATGTAGTTGGAGGTACCCCCTACGAAGATTTAGTTGAAGCCGCCCATCCCTATTTAAAGCATAGGGTGGGTGGGGAAGGTTTGCCCACCGTTGGGCATACGGCGCTCTTGGCCGAACATGGTTTTGATGGTGTGATCCACATGATGCCCTTCACCTGTATGCCAGAGACCGTAGCAAAACAGATTTTGCCCGTGGTTTCTCGTGAACAGAACATACCAATCTTATCCCTGGTTATCGATGAACATACGGGCAAGGCTGGAATACAAACCCGGCTTGAAGCCTTCATCGACCTCATGAGAAACAGAAGAGAACTCATAAAAAGGAGGTGATTTTATTTTTACATTTTCCTCGGATTCACCTGGACTAGGGAACGTTGAGCCTTACCCTGGCTCAAAAATGGCCTCAAAGAGGAGGTAATTTTAAATGAGGGGTTATCTAGGAGTCGATGTGGGATCGGTGAGCACAAATCTCGTTGTAATCGACTTTCGAGATGAAGTTCTGGCTTACGAATATCTCAGGACTCGAGGCAATCCCATAAAAGCTGTGCAAGAAGGTTTAAGAAGCTTGTGGGGTAAATTGCCGCTGGATATAGAAATTTGCGGTGTGGGAACCACGGGATCTGCTCGCT comes from the Actinomycetota bacterium genome and includes:
- a CDS encoding 2-hydroxyacyl-CoA dehydratase, giving the protein RENVVGGTPYEDLVEAAHPYLKHRVGGEGLPTVGHTALLAEHGFDGVIHMMPFTCMPETVAKQILPVVSREQNIPILSLVIDEHTGKAGIQTRLEAFIDLMRNRRELIKRR